The Candidatus Binatia bacterium genomic interval CGATGATAGAGATCTAGTACTCGGTGAGTATCGCAACGCAGTCGATGGGACAACGAGTGGTAGCGTTGTGACCTGAGGTGGCGTTTCACGCAGCTGATAACTGTGAAAGTTGCTTAGTTTTGATTTCGTCGGCAAACTCCCTCGGCGATCGGTAGCCGAGCGCGGAGTGCGGTCGAACCTCGTTGTAGTCTTGCCGCCAAGCA includes:
- a CDS encoding integrase core domain-containing protein gives rise to the protein AWRQDYNEVRPHSALGYRSPREFADEIKTKQLSQLSAA